The following is a genomic window from Nicotiana tabacum cultivar K326 chromosome 3, ASM71507v2, whole genome shotgun sequence.
ATtggataataatatttttaaaaacggatcaaatatggataagaaccatattatcgatttagaaaatggataaccaatgagtttaacttttacatttgtaaaacctcaaattggggaatcctcaagtttgggagactaagaattctcccaaaagtgatcatattcaagaaaccATGCATAATATGAAAACATATATTATCTGCttcgttttttatccgtattaaatgtGCATcaggtcggataatttatccgtttttcaTTACCCATTTTCAACCAGTCCATATCCGACCCCACCCGACCGTTTGCCACCCCTACTGCCAAATGATAGTTGTTCAAGCAAAaagtttaagcaattaaaatgACTGAGaacattcaaacttgttcaataTATTATAAGCGAGAAGAAATAGTAGTGAGGAAAAAAAAGGATTAGTGGTACTTTATATCTTTATTATCTTGTCGAGATTGTTTCTTTCAAAATGCAAATAAGCTCAGATAAAGTTAAGGAAGCATAACAAAGCAAGTTTAGCGGAAAATTATCCCAATGTGTCAAATTGAAATCATTTGCAACAAGCTAGAAATATAGGTATTGGGAAATTGTTTGTAGCAATTTGAACAATATTTGGGTTATAATTTGAGGAGTAATCATATGCGGGTTCTTTCGGGTGGGAAAAAGCCTTCTTAATAGGAACTTCCTATGCATTAGCAGATTCACTTCAAGAAAGAATGATGCAAATCGTGCCATTTTTTGAATTAGATATGCGTTAACCGAATATCAACAGTTCTAGCATCTTGTGTTCCACCTTAGCACATAGCAGTGAAACAACCCACAACTTGCCATTTTTCATTAAATTGTTTAGACATAATTCCATGCTGTAAGAGAACACTCCGAATCTGCCAAGGTAAAGTCAGCATTAATCAGTTTCAACTTTTCACACGGAAAACAGGGAATCACATGGTCCAACAAAATAGAATGCCATCTAACAAGGCCTTTGTTATGGGAAGCAATATAGCAAAAGAATCAGAATACTATGCAAAAGATACAATATTACGAGGCATAGTTTTGTCATATCCTACCAAGCACACGCCTTTTCACTCACTGGCCACAGCCAATGAAGTTAGATACTTTATACAGTTATTATTCGGACGCAATACGATAGATCAAACATTAAGCAAAGAAGAAGCTTAGTTTGAAAAAGTGCAAATTTCCTACAAGCAAACCACTAGGTAAAATTTTGAGTTACCCCATACGAATTAGGCAGAAACACTAGGAAGAAACCTAAGCAGAACATTTGATTTCCTAAACATTTTGCTACCTCTTATAATGTGGGTACATGAAGCTTTAACACATATCAAGTTTCAGATAACTTCTTCAAAAGTTATGACTTTTCATACCCTACAGCAACCTGGAAGAAGTGTCCCAAATCTCAGTCAGATATCATCTATTTCAAGGGTTTGTACGCTTCATTAGAGCTCCCGAGTCATGTTGAAAGTTCACCTTTACAAAGGGACCACATGACATGCACTTCAAATCAAATTTATGTTAATATCTGTAGAAATCTGTCCGTACTGTCAAAGGCTACTCGAAACGATATATTTCGAAGATTTCAGAGTTAATGCTTGATCACTAGCATAAAATACTTTTATCTCCAGCACAAAATGGTTTATGCAAAAATATATTTCTTACAATTATCTAAAATCAGTAGTATTTCATAGTATCCGCTAGCATAAAAACATACCCTGCATAACATAAAAGATTGGCTATAGTTGCTACTGTCCATTCCAAGACGTTTTTGTCTTACACTCATGCACACCAAATCAGAGGACCCTTCCTACCGTGAGTAAATTGAATAGCCAACTGGTTTCATAAAGATCCCAATCTACTCCAAGTACCTATAACTATCAAGCCATTCTGTGTTGCATTTGAGATTTCTGATACATACCAGCTTCTAAATATCTAGTGCAGAAAAACAGTTCAGTCAACCATACTTGTCAGGCATGACATATGCTCCACGAATACCTGCTAACCTTGCTGAAGTCTAGAAAATGTCTAGTTCAATCTCCTGGTTATGCAAAAGATCTGATACTATGGACCATATAATAGGTGGCAGCGCACTGCTTTGTCTTTATGGCAAGAGATACTCTGGTTAGTACTTTTGAGTACAGTGCATGCCAAACATACTTATCCGGCCTTTGACTAAGATCACAAGTAATGTCAACTGCTGTACGTATTTGctgaaaaaatgagaaaaaggaaaaaacacaTTTCAATTTGTAGAGAAATTGTTTGATTCTCTAAATTCATTCACTAAACAAAGATTATCCAAAAAATAAAGATCCCATATTGTCAAACTTTAACTTATTAAACTTGGCTTAGAATTATTAAAGAACCTACATGAGCTTCTTCTCAGTAAGGAATGATGATTTTTCTATTTGCATTAAATTCCAAGAATGAAGTTGATGACACTACTTCAAATTAAAACCATTGGTTCAAAATGGTAAGAGGAAACAAGAGTAATTTTGGCAGCTAGAGAAGATCTTTTGAATAATGATAAATGAGAGGAGAGGTGATGCAATCAAAGAACACACGATACCAATCAATGACAACATAAAGACGAAAGTCAAAGTGAAGATATGACTATATTGCAAATCAATGATACGAGCCCATAGCAAAGGATCCAAGCTCCTAATTAGCATAAACATTTTAAACATGAAATGCTAAACAACTGTACCTTAAAAGGTTAAATTATTGTACTTCTCGTCCTACTGATCCAAAATCTTCAGGAGGCCATACCTAATCGCAATAGCAGAACTTTTAGTATTCTATAACACAACAATATTAAAGAAAGAATGCTGCACATACTAGTACTTGAAAAATGGAGAAATGATTACAAAGTTAGTATTTTCTATAACATTCCTACTTTACTAATTCAATACGAGTCTCCAGAAAGAGTTAACGACATATGTGTTGGCTTATTGATTCAATTCTGAAACACTAAACATATCAGATGAATTTTACAAGTATCAACTAGTCTACAAGAACCTGAAGTATTCAACAGCTTCATAAGCTTTGGTCTGTTAATACATACTATATGATACAGTTAGCCCAAACTAACCAAACTGTAGCTAACAGTACCAATAAATATAGTAGAAGCAGTATTTAACACAGCAAATATGATGACTAGCATGAAAGGTACCTTCGAAAGTTTTTTAGAAGAAATTAAGTAAAAGCCTTTTCTAAATATAATCAAGTCATAGCAATTTAGCAATTAAAGCTAAGAAAATTTAAATAGAGAAGAATCACTGACAATCCAAAAGACTCTGCCCTGTACAAGTCCATAAGGAACAGGTCCAAATTTCCTTGAATCAGTGGTATTAAACTTGTTATCCCCTTCAATCCAAACATGTCCATCTGGTACCTGTTCACATTCAACCTAGGTTTAAAAAAAAGAAACCCCAATTACATGCACAAGGGAAAAGGCAGTTGTAAATTAAGTTTTTCGATCAATTATTACCACAATAGTATGTTCTTTGTCATTATTCCCAGGACCCGCAATATATTTAACAGTATCACCACCCATACCCATGAGTCTCTTGATCACAATCTTTCTCGGGTTTTCGGGGCTCCGCACTAGCACCACATCGCCCCGTTGCATTTTCTCAAACCGAGTCGAAAGCCTTTCGGCCAAAACGAGATCTCCAGTCAGATTAAACGTTGGAAGCATGCTTGGACCTTGAGTCtgtccaaaaaagaaaagaagatttcAAATTGCTGTTCAATTGGCCCAAAACATGAAGTagtaaacaaaaaaaatactgcTTATGGTAAAGTACGAGAGCGAAGGTGCAGAGGTAGGTGTTGGTGACATGAAGACCACAGAGGAACTTGGCCACGAGTAGTGTTTGTTGAAATGCTTCTTTGACAAAAGGTGTCAATTGC
Proteins encoded in this region:
- the LOC107775631 gene encoding mitochondrial ATP-independent inner membrane protease subunit 1a, with the protein product MGLGNLKQLTPFVKEAFQQTLLVAKFLCGLHVTNTYLCTFALTQGPSMLPTFNLTGDLVLAERLSTRFEKMQRGDVVLVRSPENPRKIVIKRLMGMGGDTVKYIAGPGNNDKEHTIVVPDGHVWIEGDNKFNTTDSRKFGPVPYGLVQGRVFWIVWPPEDFGSVGREVQ